Within Stella humosa, the genomic segment AATCCCAGCTTCACCGCCTCCTCCGCCAGCAGCCGGCCGCTGGAGAAGCAGTGCAGCACGCCCTTCAGCGCCCCGCCATGGCTCTCCTCCTGCAGCACCCGGATCATCTCGTCGTCGGCATCGCGGGAATGGACGATGAGCGGCAGGCCCGTGCGCCGGGCGGCATCGGCATGGACGCGGAACACCGCCTCCTGCCGGTCGCGCGGGCTGTGGTCGTAGAAGAAGTCGAGGCCGCATTCGCCGATGCCGACGACCCGCGGGTGGCGGGCCAGCGCGACCAGGCCGGCGGCATCGATGTCGGCCTCGGTCTCGGCCTCGTGCGGATGGATGCCGACAGAGCACCAGATGTCGGGATAGGCCTCGGCGATCGCCCGCACCTGGTCGAACTCCGACAGCTTGGTGCCGATCGTCAGCATCGTGCCGACGCCGGCCGCCCGTGCCCGGTCGATCACCGCGTCGCGCTCGGCCGCGAAATCCTCGAAGTCGAGGTGGCAGTGGCTGTCGACGAGCATCAGGCCGCTTCGGGCTCGACATGGCGCGGAAACACGCCCTCGGGCTTCGGCAAGGGCGTGCCCGGCACCAGCGCCGCGGACGGGCCGAGATCACCGAAGCCGCGGCGATCGGCCGGCACGCCGAGCTGATCCAGGATCTTGGCCGATGCCTGCGGCATGAAGGGCTGCGTCATCACCGCCACCCGGCGGATCGTCTCGGCCAGGCTGTAGAGGACGGTCGCCCCGCGCGCGGGATCGATCTTGCGCAGGGTCCAGGGCGCCTGCTCGTCGACATAGCGGTTGGCCGCACCAATGACCTCCCAGATCGCCTCCAGCGCGCGGTGGAAGGACTGCTGCTCCAGCAGCTCGCGGACGATCGGCAGCAGTGCCTCGGCCGAGCCCATCAGGCGTTGGTCGGCGTCCTGGAACGGCCCCGGCGTCGGCGTGCGCGCCTCGCAGTTGCGGTTGACCATCGACAGCACGCGCTGGACCAGGTTGCCATAGTCGTTGGCCAGGTCGCCGTTCATGCGGTGGACCATCTGGCGGCCCGAGAAGTCGCCGTCATTGCCGAACGGCACCTCGCGCATCAGGAAGTAGCGCACGGGATCCAGGCCATAGCGGTCGATCAGGTCGTGCGGGTTGACGACGTTGCCCAGCGACTTCGACATCTTCTGGCCTTCGATCGTCCACCAGCCATGGGCAAAGACGCGCCGCGGCGGCTCCAGCCCGGCCGCCATCAGGAAGGCCGGCCAGTAGACGGCGTGGAAGCGCAGGATGTCCTTGCCCACCATGTGCAGCGAGGCCGGCCAGAACCTCTCGAAGGCGTCCGACTTCGTGTCGGGATAGCCGACGGCGGTGATATAGTTGGTCAGCGCGTCCAGCCACACATACATGATGTGGTCGGTATCGTCCGGCACGGGCACGCCCCAGCCGAAGCTGGTGCGCGACACGGACAGGTCGCGCAGGCCCGACTGCACGAAGCTCACCACCTCGTTGCGCCGGCTCTCGGGCGCGATGAAGTCCGGATGGGCCGCATAGTGCTCCAACAGCGGCTGCTGCCACGCCGACAGGCGGAAGAAGTAGCTGGGCTCCTCCACCCACTCGACATCGGCGCCCGTCGGCGCCTTGCCACCGACCAGTTCGCTCTCGGCATAGAAGGCCTCGTCGCGCACCGAATACCAGCCGGCATAGCTGCCGAGATAGATCTGCCCCCTCGCCTTCAGCTCGTTCCAGATCGCCTGCGAGGCCGCGATATGCCGCGGCTCGGTCGTGCGGATGAAGTCGTCGTGCGAGAAGTTCATCGCCGTGGCGAGGTCGCGGAAATTCTGCGAGACCCGGTCGCAGAAGGCCTGCGGGTCGACGCCCGCGGCCTGGGCTGACTTCTCGACCTTCTGGCCATGCTCGTCGGTGCCGGTCAAAAAGCGCACCTGGCGGCCCTCGAGCCGCATGAAGCGCGCCAGCACGTCGCAGGCCAGCGTGGTGTAGGCGTGCCCGATATGGGGCGCGTCGTTCACGTAATAGATGGGCGTCGTTATGTAGTACGGCGCTCCCGTGGACATATGATCACTCCTCGAAGGGTCCGGTCCGGGCGGCGGCGACGCCGGACCGCCGGCTCAACCGGCCGAACGCACGGTCTCGAAGGCCAGAAGGGACGACAGCAGCGCGTGCTTGCGGTCGAGATCGAGACCGTCGGCGCGGGCGAACAGGTCGTTGGTCTTTTCCCACAGCGTCACCCAGCGATCAAGCCGAGCGCCTTCGACAAGGCGCCGGGTTACCGCCAATTCGCCGGCCACCGCCTCCGGCAAGGGTCGGCCGGCGCCCAGCGCCACCACACGCGCCAGCAGGCCCGACAGCAGCTCGCGCGCCAGTGCGAACCCCTCCCCCTCGCCGCGGGTGAAGCGGTCGGCCCAACCCATCAGCGCCGGCAACTCCATGCGCGGCCACTGCCCCAGCAGGTCGAGCAGGTCGCGGTAGGCCTCGACCCCGTCCATGTCGGCCAGCGACACCGCCCGCCCGATCGAGCCCTCGGCCAGTTGCACCAGGGCCGGGACGGCGTCGTCTGCGATCCCGGGACGGATGGCGCGCAGCCCCTCCTCCACGGCTGCCGGCGGCAGCGGCTCCAGCGCCAGCCGGCGGCAGCGCGAGCGGATGGTCGGCAGCAGGCGGCCGGGGCTGTGGCTGGTCAGCAGCAGCAGTGCGTTGCGCGGCGGCTCCTCCAGCACCTTCAGGAGCGCGTTGGCGGCATTGCGGTTCAGGTCGTCGGCGGCATCGACGATCGCCACCCGCCAGCCGCCGCCGGCCGGCGTCAGATGCAGGAAGTGGCCGAGGTCGCGGATGTCGTCGATGACGATCTCCTGCCGCAGCTTCCCCCGGTCGCTGAGGCCGCGGGTGACGACGCGCAGGTCCGGGTGGCCGCCGGCGGCGATGTGGCGGGCGCGCGGCGATTCCACCGCCAAGGTGTCGGGCGGGTCGCCGAAGAGGCCGCCGGCATCGCCGTCGCCGCCCGACAGCACGAAGCGGGCGAAGCGATGGACCAGCGTCGCCTTGCCGACGCCGCGCGGGCCCGTCACCAGCCAGGCATGGGGCATCCGGCCGCTGCGCCAGGCCCGCAGGAAGGCGCGCTCGGCCGGCTCCAGCCCGAACAGGCATGGGCTGGATACGGGCGCGAAGGCGTCGGGCGCGGCCTCGCTCATGCCGGGGGCAGGTCGAAGCGGGTCGCCACCAGGGCGGATATCGCCGCCGCCAGGGCATCGACGCCTTCCCGGGCATCGAGCAGCCGGCAGCGCGCGGGCTCGGCCGCGGCGATGGCCTGGAAGGCCTGGCGCAGGCGCTCGTGGAAGGCGGGCTCGCGCAGCTCGAAACGCTGCCGGCCGTCGGCCCGCGCGGCCGTGCGGGCAATGCCGATCTCGACCGGCAGGTCGAGCAGGATGGTCAGGTCCGGCGTCAGCCCGTCCGTGGCGAAGCCGCGCAGCCAAGTGATCGCCGCCGGATCGACCCCGCCGGCGATACCCTGATAGGCCATCGTCGAATCGAAGAAGCGGTCGCAGAGCACCCAGGTCCCCTGCTCCAGCGCTGGCCGGATGGTGCGCTCCACATGGTCGCGCCGGGCGGCCGCCACGAGCAGCGCCTCGGTGCGGGCGTCCCAGCGGTCGACCGCGCCGGTCAGGATCAGCGTGCGGATCGCCTCGGCCCCGGTGGAGCCGCCCGGCTCGCGCGTTCGCAGCAGCGGCACGCCGGCCCCTTCCAGGAAACGCGCCAGGAGGGCGAGCTGGGTCGACTTGCCCGCCCCCTCGCCGCCCTCCAAGGTGATGAAGCGGCCGCGCGCCACCGGGCCGGCGGCCGCGGTCACTTCCCCGTCACGATATGGCTGACGGCGGCCGTCAGGCGGCCGAAGACGTTGCGGCGATCGACGGCCGCACCCGCCACCAGCGGCCCCTCGCCCAGCTTGCGGTCGCCCAGGCGCACCTCCATCGTGCCGATGCGCTGGCCGGCCGCGATCGGGGCCGCGACCGGCCCGTCATAGACGGCGACCGCCTTGATCTGGTCGCGGCTGCGGCGCGGAATGGTGATCTTGATGTCGGCGCCCGCCTGCAGCGGCACGGTCTCGGCCGCCCCCAGCCACACCTCGGCCGTCTCGACCGCTTGGCCGGCGCGGGCCAGCGTGTAGTTCTCCCACTCGCGGAAGGCCCACTCCAGCAGCCGCTCGGACTGCTGCGAGCGGGCGCGCATGGACGGCAGCCCGGTCACCACCATGATCAGGCGGCGACCATCGCGCACGGCCGATGCCGTCAGCCCGTAGCCCGCCTCGTCGGTGTGGCCGGTCTTCAGGCCGTCGGTGCCGGTCGGGCGATAGAGCAGCGGGTTGCGGTTGCCCTGCTTGATGCCGCCATAGGTGAAGTCGCGCTCCGAATAGACGCGGTAGCGCTCGGGGAAGTCGACGATCATGCGCCGGGCCAGGCGCGCCAGGTCGTTGGCCGACATGTAGTGGTCGGGGTGCGGCCAGCCGGTGACGTTGGCGAAGTTGCTGTCGACCAGGCCGATCGACTTGGCCTTCTCGTTCATCAGCTTGACGAAGGCGGCCTCGGACCCGGCCAGCCCCTCGGCCAGCACGAGGCAGGCATCGTTGCCGGACTGGACGATGACGCCGCGGATCAGGTCCTCGACCTTCACCCGCGTGTCGACCTTCACGAACATCTTCGAGCCGCCCATCTCCCAGGCGGTCCGGCTGACCGGCAACTCGTCGGTCAGCGCCAGCTTGCCCTGCCGGATGAGGTCGAACACGACATACATCGTCATGATCTTGCTCATCGAGGCGGGCGGGATGCGGCGGTCGGCCTCCTTGGTATAGAGCACGGCGCCCGTGTCGAAATCGACGACGACGGCGGCCCGGGCGTCGGTCTGGAACTCCTGCGCCCGGGCGGCCGCGGGCTGGAACAGGACGAGTGCCGCGGCCAGGATGGCCGCCGACAGCGAGGCAGGCAGGAAGGCGCGGGCGTTGGTCATTCGACGATGATCCGTGCTTCGGGGTAGCCGGCCTGGGCGATGCGGGCCAATGCCTGGTCGGCTTCTTCGACCGAGCGCAGCGGACCGAGGCGAACGCGGTGGATCGGCGCGCCGCTGACGCCGACGGTGGTGACCTGGACGCGGCCGTTGGCGGCGATCGACTGGCGCACGCGGTCGGCATTGGCGCGCTGCGAGAAGGCGCCGGCCTGGACATAGATCTGGGTCGGGCGCACCGGCTCCACCGTGACGACGCCGGACTGCGGTGCGTCGACCACGGCACGGGGTGGCGGGGCGGACGCGACCAGGACCGGGGCCGGTGCGGATCGCGCCACCGGCACGCCAGGCGGCGGCGCCAGCGGCACCTGCTCGATCGCCATGGCTGGCGGCGGCGCCAGCGGCTGGACGGCCATCGGCACGGATGCGCCTACGATCGCCTGGGCCGGCGGCGGCGTTGTCCCGCCGATAATCGGCACCACCGGCGTGGTCGCATCGATCGGCGGCGCCCCCACCGGCGACAAGCCGATGGGCAGTGCCGGCGGCGGCACCTGCACGGGGCCCGGGACCACGACGGATGCCACGGACACGGCCGACGGGTCCGGCAGGCCCGGCGTGCGCGCCAGCGCCTGGCCGATGGTGGTGGAGCCGCGATAGATCTGCGCCAGTTGCTCGCTTTCGGCCGCCATGATCTCGACCCGGACCTTGGCCGTGCCCTGCCGCTCGAAGCCCAGGAGCTGGGCGCCGCGGCGCGAGATGTCGATGATGCGGTTGCGCGCGAAGGGCCCGCGATCGTTCACGCGCAAGGTCATCGAGCGGCCGTTGTCGAGGTTGGTCACGCGCACGACCGACGGCAGCGGCAGCGTGCGGTGCGCCGCCGTCAGGTCGTTCATGTCGTAGACCTCGCCATTGGCGGTGGCCTTGCCATGGAAATCGGTCCCGTACCAGGAGGCGATGCCGGTCTCCCGGTACTCGTAGTCCTCCTTGGGATAATACCAGGTGCCGAAGATCTGGTAGGGGTTGCCCACCTTGAAGACGCCGCGCGGCGAGCCGGCCTTGGGCCCGCTGGCGACCGGCCCGCCGCCCGTCTCGGGCGTGGCCGCGCAGGCGCCCAGCAGCAGGGCCAGCGCGGTGGCGGCGACCGCCCGGGGGGTGAGCCGCCAGCTCATGGCTGGGCCAGCCGGTCGGCCAGCTCGGACACGGCCAGCGCGAAATAGGTCGAACGGTTCCATCGCAGCAGCACGCGATAGTTCGGGTGGACGAGGAAGGCCGGCCCGGTGCCGTCGCGCTCGGGCAGGACGAGGCCGGCGGTCGAACCGTCCATCGGCAGCGGGCTACCGTCGGCCTGGACGAGGCCGCGGGCGGCCCATTCGGCCATCGGCCGCTGGTCGTCGGCCCCGGCGATGGCGCTGGTGGGCAGGACCATGCCGGCCGGCACCCGCACCTCGCGCCCCCAGCCGCCGGGCGTCCAGCCGGACGAGGATAGGTAGTTGGCGATCGAGGCGAAGACGTCGCTGCGCGTGCCCCAGATGTCGCGCCGGCCGTCGCCGTCATAGTCGACCGCGAAGTTGAGGAAGCTCGATGGCATGAACTGGCTCTGGCCCATGGCCCCGGCCCAGGACCCCAGCATGCCATCGGCCGTGATGTGGCCCTGGTCGAGGATGCGCAGCGCGTTGATCAACTCGCCGCGGAACAGCTCCGCCCGGCGGCCGTCATAGGCGAGCGTGGCCAGCGAAGTCACGACGGGGAAATTGCCGGTGACCCGGCCGTAGCTCGTCTCCACCCCCCACAGGGCGACGATGAAGGGGGCCGGCACGCCGTAGCGCTGCTCGACGGCGGCCAGGAGCTGGCGGTTGTCGGCCAGGAGCTGGCGGCCCTGGTCGATCCGCTGGCGGGCGACGACGCGGGTGCGATAGGTCGCGAACGTCATCGTCCCTTCCGGCTGGCGCCGGTCGAGCTCGATGACGCGGGGGTTCGGCTCCAGCCCGGCCAGCGCGCGGTCGAGCACGCCGGGCGAGATGCCGCCCGCCAGCGCCTCGCGCCGCAGCTCGTCGAGCCAGACCGGGAAAGGCTGCTCGGCCGCGGCGGCCGGTCGCGCCGGCAGGCCGGCCGCGCCCATGACGCCCAGCGCCGGACCGCCCAATGCCAAGCCGGCCGCCAGGATGGCAGCCGCCATACGGCGCGGTGGCGAGCGGGGATTGCAGACCATGGGCACTCTCTGCCACGAAGGTCGAGTCTGGCTCAACGCCCTGGCACGGGGCCACGCAACGGAAAGGAGTCGATCGATGATCGAGGATGGCCGGATCTTCTCGCTCGTCGCCATGCTGGCGCTCCTTTTCTTCCTGTCCGAGCGGATGCTGCCGGCGGGCTCGCCCCTGCGGCGGGTGGCCCGGATCGCGGCCGTGGCCCTGCTCGGGCTGGGCCTGGGGGCGGCGATCCTGTGGAGCATCCTGTGGTTGCTGGGCGGCGGCATGTCAGGGCCGGGCCGCTGACGGGCCGGTGGTCAATGGCCCGGGGAACAGCGTGTCGGTATGGTCGAGCAGGCGGTAGGCCGCCAGCGCCAGCCACTCCTTCACCGCCAGGTGGGTGCGTTCCAGCCCGGCCTTCAGGTTGAACCCGAACGACAGCCCGCCCCGCCCCGTCGTCATGAAGTCCGTCGGGTAGGGCACCACGTCCCAGCCGAGCCGCCGGAAGCAGCCGACTGCGCGCGGCATGTGGAAGGCCGAGGTGACGAGCAGCCAGCGATCGTCGGGACCGGGCGCCGCCACCAGCCGGGCCATGCTGGCGTTCTCGGCCGTGTTGCGGGATTTCTCCTCCAGCAGGATGCGTTCGGGTGCCACGCCGAGGTCGATCAGCATCTGGCGCATGTAGGGCCCCTCGCTGTGCCCCTGGGGCAGCAGTGCCGCCTCCCCGCTGGTGACGAGCACGCGCGCGTCCGGGTGCCGGCGGGCCAGGATGGCGGCCGCCACCAGCCGGTCGCCATACTGCGTCAGCGCCGGGTGCCCGCGCGCGGCCGAGAGGGCGGAATCGATGCTGCCGCCCAGCACGACGATGCCGGCCACCGGCTCGTCGACGCGGTCCAGCCGCGGGAAGCGGTCCTCGAGCGGCGTCAGCAGCCACGCTCCCACCGGCAGCACGGCGATCGCCGCCATGCCAAGCACGCCCAGCGCCAGCAGCCCATGCCCCAGCCGCCGCGCGCCGAGGACGAGCAGCACCCACCCCGCGGCCACGAACAGCAGCAGGAGATTGGCCGGTGCCGTCAGGAACCAGAAGATCTTGCCCAGCGCGAAACTCATCCCCGCGCCATGATTGCCGCAAAGCCGTGGCGAAACTTGGGCAGACCCGCCCCCTATCGCGCAGTGGACGCCCCTGCCCCCGCCATCGTATCAGTCGCGCGGCCGCGCGCAGGATGGGTGGCAGAGCGGTTTAATGCACCGGTCTTGAAAACCGGCGGGCGGCAACGCCTCGTGGGTTCGAATCCCACCCCATCCGCCAGCGACCCGTCCACCACCGTCCACAGATGTTGCGGAAACGCCCCGGAAATGGGGCTTTTTTCGTATCTGACTGTCCACGTCCATCCACGCTTGACCGCCTCAATCCATGTCTCCTTGATGGGCAAGATGTTGGGCAGGAAAGTTCGACGGACGAAAAATACCGAAGTGTATCGCGCCCCTGTCGGCCCGCAAGGTCGACCGATCTGGACGGTCCAATTGACGGTCCCGCCCCCTCATAACTACGCTAACGCCCGATCGGCGGTGGTCGAGGTGGTCCGATAGTCAAACACGCCCCGGCGTGCTTGCGCGACCCTTCCTGAGAGGCTCGTTCACATGGACACGACGAGTGGCGACTCGATCGTCGGCACGCTGATCCGACGGCCGACGCTCCGCCTGTGGAACGTCGCCTCGGGCGAGATCGTCGGCACGCCGATGACGGTCACCTACTCCTTCATGACCCGGCGTCCCGACTATGCCATCGGCAGCTTCGGCGAATTCCCCGACAGCCTGAAGGAAGCCACGCGCGATATCCTCAATCACTACGAAGCGGTATCGAACCTGCACTTCGTCGAGGTTGATGATTCCGGCGCCGGCGGCCTGATCCGCCTGGGCTTGGGCGATGACCTTACGCCGGGCTCCCTCGGCCGGGCCAACTACCCGCGCCTGAGCTATGTCAGCGCCAACGACGTGTGGCCCGAGTTGGAGAGCGGCGGCGACGTATGGCTCGATGCGCGCCAGCAGATCGTCTACTGGCCGATTTCGCCGGGCGGTCCGGTCTACGGGACGCTGCTACATGAGATCGGCCATGCGGTAGGGCTGGCCCATCCGGGCAACTACAACAACGGAACGAGGAGCCCGCCGCCACCGCCTTACCTGCCACCGGAGTTGGACAACTGGGACAACACCGTCATGTCC encodes:
- the metG gene encoding methionine--tRNA ligase gives rise to the protein MSTGAPYYITTPIYYVNDAPHIGHAYTTLACDVLARFMRLEGRQVRFLTGTDEHGQKVEKSAQAAGVDPQAFCDRVSQNFRDLATAMNFSHDDFIRTTEPRHIAASQAIWNELKARGQIYLGSYAGWYSVRDEAFYAESELVGGKAPTGADVEWVEEPSYFFRLSAWQQPLLEHYAAHPDFIAPESRRNEVVSFVQSGLRDLSVSRTSFGWGVPVPDDTDHIMYVWLDALTNYITAVGYPDTKSDAFERFWPASLHMVGKDILRFHAVYWPAFLMAAGLEPPRRVFAHGWWTIEGQKMSKSLGNVVNPHDLIDRYGLDPVRYFLMREVPFGNDGDFSGRQMVHRMNGDLANDYGNLVQRVLSMVNRNCEARTPTPGPFQDADQRLMGSAEALLPIVRELLEQQSFHRALEAIWEVIGAANRYVDEQAPWTLRKIDPARGATVLYSLAETIRRVAVMTQPFMPQASAKILDQLGVPADRRGFGDLGPSAALVPGTPLPKPEGVFPRHVEPEAA
- the tmk gene encoding dTMP kinase, coding for MTAAAGPVARGRFITLEGGEGAGKSTQLALLARFLEGAGVPLLRTREPGGSTGAEAIRTLILTGAVDRWDARTEALLVAAARRDHVERTIRPALEQGTWVLCDRFFDSTMAYQGIAGGVDPAAITWLRGFATDGLTPDLTILLDLPVEIGIARTAARADGRQRFELREPAFHERLRQAFQAIAAAEPARCRLLDAREGVDALAAAISALVATRFDLPPA
- a CDS encoding septal ring lytic transglycosylase RlpA family protein encodes the protein MSWRLTPRAVAATALALLLGACAATPETGGGPVASGPKAGSPRGVFKVGNPYQIFGTWYYPKEDYEYRETGIASWYGTDFHGKATANGEVYDMNDLTAAHRTLPLPSVVRVTNLDNGRSMTLRVNDRGPFARNRIIDISRRGAQLLGFERQGTAKVRVEIMAAESEQLAQIYRGSTTIGQALARTPGLPDPSAVSVASVVVPGPVQVPPPALPIGLSPVGAPPIDATTPVVPIIGGTTPPPAQAIVGASVPMAVQPLAPPPAMAIEQVPLAPPPGVPVARSAPAPVLVASAPPPRAVVDAPQSGVVTVEPVRPTQIYVQAGAFSQRANADRVRQSIAANGRVQVTTVGVSGAPIHRVRLGPLRSVEEADQALARIAQAGYPEARIIVE
- a CDS encoding TatD family hydrolase, whose amino-acid sequence is MLVDSHCHLDFEDFAAERDAVIDRARAAGVGTMLTIGTKLSEFDQVRAIAEAYPDIWCSVGIHPHEAETEADIDAAGLVALARHPRVVGIGECGLDFFYDHSPRDRQEAVFRVHADAARRTGLPLIVHSRDADDEMIRVLQEESHGGALKGVLHCFSSGRLLAEEAVKLGFYISFSGILTFKKAEELREIARDLPADRLLVETDAPYLAPIPHRGKRNEPAFVASTAAKLAGIRGLSVAEVEALTTENFFRLFDRAQRPVPAA
- a CDS encoding DNA polymerase III subunit delta'; the protein is MSEAAPDAFAPVSSPCLFGLEPAERAFLRAWRSGRMPHAWLVTGPRGVGKATLVHRFARFVLSGGDGDAGGLFGDPPDTLAVESPRARHIAAGGHPDLRVVTRGLSDRGKLRQEIVIDDIRDLGHFLHLTPAGGGWRVAIVDAADDLNRNAANALLKVLEEPPRNALLLLTSHSPGRLLPTIRSRCRRLALEPLPPAAVEEGLRAIRPGIADDAVPALVQLAEGSIGRAVSLADMDGVEAYRDLLDLLGQWPRMELPALMGWADRFTRGEGEGFALARELLSGLLARVVALGAGRPLPEAVAGELAVTRRLVEGARLDRWVTLWEKTNDLFARADGLDLDRKHALLSSLLAFETVRSAG
- a CDS encoding YdcF family protein translates to MSFALGKIFWFLTAPANLLLLFVAAGWVLLVLGARRLGHGLLALGVLGMAAIAVLPVGAWLLTPLEDRFPRLDRVDEPVAGIVVLGGSIDSALSAARGHPALTQYGDRLVAAAILARRHPDARVLVTSGEAALLPQGHSEGPYMRQMLIDLGVAPERILLEEKSRNTAENASMARLVAAPGPDDRWLLVTSAFHMPRAVGCFRRLGWDVVPYPTDFMTTGRGGLSFGFNLKAGLERTHLAVKEWLALAAYRLLDHTDTLFPGPLTTGPSAARP
- a CDS encoding D-alanyl-D-alanine carboxypeptidase family protein; protein product: MTNARAFLPASLSAAILAAALVLFQPAAARAQEFQTDARAAVVVDFDTGAVLYTKEADRRIPPASMSKIMTMYVVFDLIRQGKLALTDELPVSRTAWEMGGSKMFVKVDTRVKVEDLIRGVIVQSGNDACLVLAEGLAGSEAAFVKLMNEKAKSIGLVDSNFANVTGWPHPDHYMSANDLARLARRMIVDFPERYRVYSERDFTYGGIKQGNRNPLLYRPTGTDGLKTGHTDEAGYGLTASAVRDGRRLIMVVTGLPSMRARSQQSERLLEWAFREWENYTLARAGQAVETAEVWLGAAETVPLQAGADIKITIPRRSRDQIKAVAVYDGPVAAPIAAGQRIGTMEVRLGDRKLGEGPLVAGAAVDRRNVFGRLTAAVSHIVTGK
- a CDS encoding lytic murein transglycosylase, with the translated sequence MVCNPRSPPRRMAAAILAAGLALGGPALGVMGAAGLPARPAAAAEQPFPVWLDELRREALAGGISPGVLDRALAGLEPNPRVIELDRRQPEGTMTFATYRTRVVARQRIDQGRQLLADNRQLLAAVEQRYGVPAPFIVALWGVETSYGRVTGNFPVVTSLATLAYDGRRAELFRGELINALRILDQGHITADGMLGSWAGAMGQSQFMPSSFLNFAVDYDGDGRRDIWGTRSDVFASIANYLSSSGWTPGGWGREVRVPAGMVLPTSAIAGADDQRPMAEWAARGLVQADGSPLPMDGSTAGLVLPERDGTGPAFLVHPNYRVLLRWNRSTYFALAVSELADRLAQP